One genomic segment of Pseudoalteromonas sp. GCY includes these proteins:
- a CDS encoding SAM-dependent methyltransferase gives MRVSTPKVKAPVRTFMSSPRQLARLNRLYQEQLELNNKLTRAIEQTIGWAESTGGCEKYEMSYPTVLAHHGLVAESWDIRTDSRAERKGVDFLQQPAGPEHNQYDMIITNPPFRLSQEFVYQSLKMVRDGGVVVMLQRLNWLGSIKRKPMWQSVPLASVYVHSKRGAFNPEKPNKTDSIEYAHFVFCKGFRLPAELAVI, from the coding sequence ATGCGTGTGTCTACACCAAAGGTAAAAGCACCGGTTAGAACCTTTATGTCTTCGCCTAGACAGTTGGCCAGACTAAACCGTTTGTACCAAGAGCAGCTAGAGCTTAACAACAAGCTAACCCGTGCGATTGAACAAACCATTGGTTGGGCTGAGTCTACTGGCGGTTGTGAAAAGTACGAAATGAGTTACCCAACAGTGCTAGCTCATCACGGCCTTGTAGCCGAGAGTTGGGATATAAGAACTGACTCTCGCGCAGAACGTAAGGGGGTTGATTTTTTACAGCAACCAGCAGGGCCAGAGCATAACCAGTACGACATGATCATCACTAATCCACCTTTTAGGCTCTCACAAGAGTTTGTTTATCAATCATTAAAAATGGTTAGAGATGGCGGTGTGGTTGTCATGTTGCAGCGTCTCAATTGGTTAGGAAGTATAAAGCGAAAACCCATGTGGCAATCCGTGCCGCTTGCCTCGGTATATGTGCATAGCAAGCGTGGTGCTTTTAACCCTGAAAAACCAAATAAAACCGACTCCATCGAATACGCCCACTTTGTATTTTGCAAGGGGTTTAGGCTCCCAGCAGAGCTAGCCGTAATCTAA
- a CDS encoding 3'-5' exonuclease: MNHVMLDLETMGQGSNAAIVAIGAVFFEPTTGAIGASFYQQIDLEDAVKYGEMDASTVLWWLEQNEQARKEITNGEAWILIGTLHEFTDWIEQIEEYKDRIVWGNGSSFDNVILANAFKRLNASQPWPFQNNRDVRTVVDLGRTLKGIDPKYDIPFEGAKHNALNDAIHQAKYVSAIYKALAG; encoded by the coding sequence ATGAACCACGTAATGCTTGATTTAGAGACTATGGGACAGGGCAGTAACGCTGCAATAGTTGCAATTGGCGCCGTATTTTTTGAACCAACAACAGGAGCCATTGGTGCTTCGTTCTACCAGCAAATTGACCTAGAAGACGCTGTGAAGTATGGCGAAATGGATGCAAGCACGGTGCTTTGGTGGCTTGAACAAAATGAACAGGCACGCAAAGAAATCACAAATGGTGAAGCTTGGATACTTATTGGAACTTTACATGAGTTCACAGATTGGATTGAGCAAATAGAAGAATACAAAGACAGAATAGTCTGGGGAAATGGCTCAAGTTTTGACAACGTGATTTTAGCCAATGCTTTTAAACGATTAAATGCCAGTCAGCCTTGGCCGTTCCAAAATAACCGTGACGTTAGAACCGTTGTTGATCTAGGCAGAACCTTAAAAGGGATAGATCCAAAATATGATATTCCATTTGAAGGCGCCAAACATAACGCATTGAATGACGCCATTCATCAGGCCAAATATGTATCAGCAATTTATAAAGCACTAGCCGGTTAA
- a CDS encoding helix-turn-helix domain-containing protein, whose translation MSNTIGEKFRLIRNTTGLSQPKFAELVGISVSSYKKYEGGHSEVGSQPLLTIANHPEFKKYALWLITGDTKPEAGQYSPSDKIELANTITTEQFEEKFVETVSQSLLMFCHLDWFKPNVEKQVDFDDCGKLILKDVKPLLAARYADEENTSKTA comes from the coding sequence ATGTCAAATACTATTGGCGAAAAGTTTCGATTAATCCGTAATACAACAGGCTTGAGTCAGCCCAAGTTTGCTGAGCTAGTTGGTATCAGCGTAAGCTCATATAAAAAATATGAAGGTGGCCACTCTGAGGTTGGCTCACAGCCTTTATTAACCATTGCTAATCACCCTGAGTTTAAGAAGTATGCCCTCTGGCTTATTACTGGCGATACGAAGCCTGAAGCTGGGCAATATTCACCAAGCGACAAAATTGAATTAGCAAATACGATAACCACGGAACAATTTGAAGAAAAATTCGTAGAGACAGTTTCCCAATCACTTTTAATGTTCTGTCATTTAGATTGGTTTAAACCTAACGTTGAAAAGCAGGTCGACTTTGATGATTGTGGAAAGTTAATTCTAAAAGACGTTAAGCCCTTGTTAGCCGCAAGGTATGCAGACGAAGAAAATACAAGTAAAACAGCATAA
- a CDS encoding helix-turn-helix transcriptional regulator, with product MEDAKFRTNLLGEVVGPKEVFLKRQQVQEKCAMSRSNIYKLMGEGKFPLPQKVSHRCTVWLASDIDIWRSMTTESFFARYGKQILEAKEQAA from the coding sequence ATGGAAGATGCAAAGTTTAGGACAAATCTGCTTGGTGAAGTTGTTGGCCCAAAAGAGGTGTTCTTAAAAAGACAGCAGGTGCAGGAAAAGTGCGCTATGTCGCGCTCAAATATTTACAAGTTGATGGGAGAAGGAAAGTTTCCACTACCGCAGAAGGTATCTCACCGATGCACTGTCTGGCTAGCAAGCGATATTGATATTTGGCGTTCGATGACTACAGAGTCGTTTTTCGCTAGATATGGAAAACAAATACTTGAAGCCAAGGAGCAAGCAGCATGA
- a CDS encoding helix-turn-helix transcriptional regulator — translation MNTQAITQLNISPDAQAILMTLLNENVQLKQQLAQQESELKDELLPTIDAMKLLGCGRKKFWELAKKDGFPPAIPFGRSNHYRRAQLIKFRDSYIESKEA, via the coding sequence ATGAATACTCAAGCTATAACTCAGCTAAATATCTCTCCAGATGCACAAGCCATTCTTATGACATTGCTTAACGAGAACGTACAGCTTAAGCAGCAACTAGCTCAACAGGAGTCAGAGCTAAAAGACGAACTATTACCCACAATAGATGCAATGAAGCTCCTTGGATGTGGCCGCAAGAAATTTTGGGAACTTGCAAAAAAAGATGGATTTCCACCGGCTATTCCATTTGGTAGATCAAATCATTATCGACGTGCCCAACTTATAAAATTTAGAGATAGCTACATAGAAAGTAAGGAGGCTTAA